One window of the Nicotiana tabacum cultivar K326 chromosome 4, ASM71507v2, whole genome shotgun sequence genome contains the following:
- the LOC107782194 gene encoding uncharacterized protein LOC107782194: protein MRASLKAAFNVNVSESKCKRAKKIILEKLEDSFSDEYNKLVAYTNELKLSNPGSDVIINLSKDALEEGKRRFLRMYICFQAMKFGFKNGLRPFIGLDGTFLKGKAKGQLLVVVDQDSANHFYLLAWAIIDKETKLTWKWFLGHMQTSLDLKMGKGITFISDMQKGLIDSIQTVLPESHFRFYIKSMSQVEHDGKEAVEDLLKYPPKCWSMAFFDTVCKNQSVDKNLTESFIAWILQARHKPIIKMLEDIGIKVMNMINEHEAEVMTWGNEYSPKTMELYNQFMRIALKCHINGNTDNGHEGMGYLWHSMSSCNLCVIAQESGSSKSDSLVPYQRGLSPNLFT, encoded by the exons ATGAGGGCAAGCTTGAAAGCTGCATTTAATGTAAATGTTAGTGAATCTAAGTGCAAAAGggcaaagaaaataattttggagaAACTTGAAGATAGTTTTTCAGATGAATATAATAAGCTTGTTGCCTATACCAATGAACTGAAACTTAGCAATCCTGGGAGTGATGTGATAATTAACTTATCAAAAGATGCTCTTGAAGAAGgcaaaaggaggtttttaaggaTGTATATTTGTTTTCAAGCAATGAAGTTTGGGTTTAAGAATGGTTTGAGACCTTTCATTGGATTGGATGGAACATTTTTAAAAGGGAAAGCCAAAGGTCAGCTCTTGGTGGTTGTTGATCAAGATTCTGCCAATCATTTTTATCTATTGGCTTGGGCTATTATTGATAAAGAAACAAAACTTACTTGGAAGTGGTTCTTAGGTCACATGCAGACTTCACTAGACCTCAAAATGGGTAAAGGGATCACATTTATATCAGATATGCAAAAG GGATTGATTGACTCAATCCAAACTGTTCTTCCTGAGTCACACTTCAGATTCTAT ATAAAGAGTATGAGTCAAGTAGAGCATGATGGAAAGGAAGCTGTTGAGGATTTGTTAAAGTATCCACCAAAATGTTGGAGTATGGCATTCTTTGATACTGTTTGCAAGAACCAGTCTGTGGACAAAAACTTGACTGAGTCATTCATTGCATGGATCTTGCAAGCAAGGCACAAGCCAATCATTAAGATGCTTGAGGATATTGGAATCAAGGTGATGAACATGATAAATGAACACGAAGCTGAGGTGATGACATGGGGAAATGAGTACAGTCCCAAAACCATGGAGTTGTACAACCAATTCATGAGGATTGCATTGAAGTGTCATATTAATGGCAATACAGACAATGGACATGAG GGCATGGGATATTTGTGGCATTCCATGTCCTCATGCAATCTGTGCGTTATTGCACAAGAAAGTGGATCCTCTAAGTCAGATTCATTGGTACCTTACCAAAGAGGCTTATCTCCTAACTTATTCACATAA